The genome window CCCGGTCTCGCCGACCTGAACATCTCCGTCGATTTCGTCGTCGAGGCGCTGCCGGAACGCATGGCGTTGAAGACCGCTGCCCTGGCCGCGCTGGAAGACGTCATTCCGGCGGATACGGTCATCGCCTCCAGTTCCTCCGGCCTGTCGGTCAGCGACATGCAGACCGGCATGCGCCATCCCGACCGTCTGGTTATCGGCCACCCCTGCAATCCCCCCTACCTCATGCCGGTGGTCGAACTTGTCGGCGGCGCGGCGACGGCGCCCTGGGCGCTGGACCGCGCCGCCGCGATTTTTCAGGCGCTGGGCAAGCGGGTGCTGCGGCTGAACCGGGAATTGCCCGGCCATCTGGTCAACCGGCTGCAGGCGGCGCTGTGGCGCGAGGCGGTGCATCTGGCGGCGGAAGGCGTGGCGTCGGTCGGTGACATCGAGGCCGCGATCACCAAGGGGCTGGGGCCGCGCTGGGCCGTGGTCGGCCCGACGGAGATCTTTCACCTGGCCGGCGGGCCGGGCGGGATCGCCAAATTTTTCGACGATCTGGGGGACGAGGTGGAGCGCTGGTGGGAGTCGCTGGGCGATCCCCGCCTGGATTCCGCGACCCGCGCGATCCTGACCGAAGGCATGGCGGCATCGAAGCCGCCGGAAGATCTGGCCGCCCATCGCGACGCGATGGTCCCGCGCGTCATCGCGGCGGCGGACCCCGATGCGTATCCGTTGAAGTCAAAACCACAATAGGGAGGAAATGTTATGTCCATATTGAAGTCCTGGGCGCGCGGCGCCCTGCTTTCCACCATCGCTTTCGCGGGCGTCCAGACCGCGGCGGCCGAGGAATTGCGCGTCGGCATGATCACCCCGCCGTCGCATAAATGGACGATCACGGCCAATGAAGTCGCGGCCGAGGTCAAGGAAAAGACCGACGGGCGGATCGACATGCTGATCTTCCCCAGCGGTCAGCTGGGCAATGAGGCGCTGATGCTGCAACAGCTTCAGACCGGGGCGCTGGACGTCGCCTTCCTGACCCTGGGCGAATTCGCCAACCGCGATCCGAATTACGGCATCTTCCTGGCCCCCTATATCGTCCAGGACGTGGCGGGCGCGCGGGCGCTGCTGAAGGGCAAGACGGCGACGGAACTGCTGGACGGCGTGTCCAAGTTCGGCGTGGTCGGCCTGGGCTACGGCATGGCGGGCATGCGCCAGATCGTGATGCGCGGCGCGGTCGACAGCGTTGCCGATCTGGCGGGCAAGAAGGTCCGCACCATCCCGTTCAAGCCGGAACTCGACTTCTGGACCACGGTCGGTGCTACCCCGACGCCGATGCCGCTGCCGGCGCTGTATGACGCCTTCGCCAACGGTCAGGTCGACGGCATGCAGATCGATTTCGAAGGCACCTGGAACACCAAGTATTACGAGCATGCGGGCGCCATCATGGAATCCAACCACATGATGTTCCCGATGATCGCCGTCGCCTCCGCCCGCCGCTGGGCCAGCCTGTCGGAAGAGGATCGCCAGACCCTCGACAGCGTGGTGAAGGCGCATCTGGACGAGCTGGTGCATTCCTATGCCCAGATCGACGCCGATTATCTGGACAAGCTCAAGACGACCGATGTCCCGGTCGTTAAGATCGACCGTGCCTTCTTCGGCGATGCGGTCGACGATTGGTATGCGGATTGGCGCGAAAAGGCGCCGATGTTGAAGCAGCTCGAAGCGGAAGCGGCGGGCCTGTAATCCGACGGGCGCGGCGGCCCGACGGACCGGGCCGCCGTCGCCGACGGAAAGGATGAGAGAGTGACGGTACATTATCGCGATCTTCGTTATATCCGCCTGGCGGTGGACGATCTGGCCAGGGCGGAAGGCTTCGCCGGGGATGTCCTGGGCCTGCAGGCCTCGGGACGTCAGGACGGCATCGCCTGGTTCCGGTCGGATTCCCGCGCCTATTCGCTGTGCCTGTCCGATAGGGCGGACAGCGCCGTGGCGTTGAGCGTCGCGGACCGGACCATGCTGGATGCGGTCGGCGCGCGGTTGCAGGCGGCGGGTGTCGCGGTGACGGAACTGTCGGACGACGATTGCGCCGCGCGCTGGATCAAGGCCGGGCTGACCTGTACCGCGCCGAACGGTGTTCCCGTCGAGATCGTGATGCGGCCGCTGGAATCCGGCTGGCGTTATCACGGGCCGCGCGATGCCGGGATCACCGGTCTGCAGGCGGTCTCGCTGGCCTGCACCGATATCGCGGCGAATGAAGATTTCTGGACCGGGGCCGTCGGCCTGACCGTGTCCGATTGGGCCGGCGACGCCTGCTATCTGCGGCTCGGCGACCGGCACCACGACATCGTGCTCTACCCGTCGGAGCGTGACGGCATCTTCGCCGTCGATTTCGCGGTCGAGGGCATCAACAACGTGATGCAGAACTTCTATCACCTGCAGGCGCGGCAATATCCCATCGTCCAGGGACCGGGGCGGCGTCCGGCCTCCAATGCGGTCTTCGTCGTGACGCGCGGGCCGGGCGGCGTGCTGTTCGGCTATGGCGCGGAGATGGCGGAAGGCGACGCGGTGACCGGCCGCGCGCCGCGCCAGTTCCCGGCCGCGCCGGGCAGTTTCTGCGCCTGGGGATCGCCGACGGAACAGAAGGAATTTCTGGGATGATCGACCTAAAGGACGTCGTCTATTGCCGTCTGGGCACCGCCGATCTGGCGGAGGCCGAACGCTTCGCCGTCGATATCCTGGGCCTGGAAGTCGCCGACCGGTTCAAGGGCGAGATCCAGTTCAAATCCGACGACCGGGACTACACCCTGTCCTATTTCGAGGGCGACCTGGCGGATCAGGCCACGGCATTCCATCTGGCGAGCGCCGCCGAGCTGGAGGCCGCCGCCGCGACCCTGGAGAAATTGGGCCACAAGGTCGAACACGGCAGCGCCGACGCCTGCGCAATCCGCAAGGTGCGCGCCTTCATCGCCTTCAACGATCCGACCGGGAACCGCATCGAACTGGTCGTCCGCCCGGCCCATTCCGGCCGCCGCTATCACGGATCGCGCGATGCCGGGATCACCGGGTTCAGCCATGTCGGCCTGTGCAGCACCGACCCGGCGCGGGACGAAATCTTCTGGACCACGGTCTGCAACGCCCGCGTTTCGGACCGGATCGGCGATGCGCCGCTGATGCGCCTGAACACGATCCACCACACGATCGCGCTGTTCCCCTTCCACCAGGCGGGCATTCAGCACATCAACCATCAGGTCGCATCGACCGACGATATCCAACGCTCCTGGAACATGCTGCGGGAGCGCGGGGTGACGATCACCTTCGGGCCGGGGCGGCATCCGACCTCGTCGGCGCAGTTCCTGTATTTCAGCGGTCCGAACGGCCTGACCTTCGAATATTCCACCGGCGTGCGGGAAATCCATGACGAGCCGGGCTGGCGCGACCGCCAGTTCCCGTTCGAGCCCGTCGGCTTTTGCCAATGGGGCGCCAAACCCAACATCGCCGCCTTCAAGGATTGAGAGAGATGACGGACAGACAAGACGAGGCCGCCCTGGCGCGGCAGGTGCGCATCGCCGCGCGGGCGCTGGGCCGCCACGGGCTGGTTCATGCCTATGGCCATTGCTCGGCCCGGCTGGATGCGGAGACCTTCCTGGTCTGTCCGCCCAAGCCGATGGGCCTGACCGAACCGGGCGAGGCCTGTACCCGCGTGCCGGTCAACGGACCGCTGCCCGACGGCGTGTTGGGGGAGGTGCGCCTGCACCAGCATATCTATCGCCGCCGTCCGGACGCGGGCGGGGTGGTGCGGTTCATGTCGCCGAACATGATGACCCTGGCCGCCCTGGGCCGGGTGCCAGCCGCGCGCAACGGCTTCGGCTGCTATTTCAGCCCCGGCGCCGGATTGTGGGACGACCCGCAGCTGATCCGCGATGACGAAAAGGCCGTCGGCGCCATCGATGCGATGGGCGACTCCGCCGCCGTTCTGATGCGCGGCAATGGCGCGGTCACGGCGGGGGACAGCCTGATCGAGGCGGTGGTCCTGGCCTGGTATCTGGAAGACGCCTGCCGCATCGAACTGGACGCCCTGCGCACCGGCCTGGCCGAAACCGCGCCGACCATCGGTCCGGAAGCCGCCAAGGCGCGCGCCACAAAGGCCGGTCAGATCTTCGAACGCATGTGGGCCCATCTGACCGCCGGCGACCCCGAACTGGCCTGACGCCCCCCCAAAGTTTTTGTTACGAGAGGACAGCAAACGTGAACACGTTCCGCAATTTCATCGATGGCGACTTCGTCGACGGCTCCGGCGAGGCATTCGAGGACCGGTTTCCGACGACAGGTGAGGTGATCGCCAAGGTCGGCCATGCCGGTCAGGACGATGTCGACCGCGCCGTGACCGCCGCCAAACGCGCCCTGAACGGCCCCTGGGGCCAGCTGTCCCTGGCGGAACGCATCGGCCTGCTGCGCAAGCTGGCGGACGGGATCAATGCGCGGTTCGACGAATTCCTGGCGGCCGAGATCAAGGACACGGGCAAGCCGACCGGCATCGCCAGCCATATCGACATTCCGCGCGGCGCGGCGAACTTCAACGTCTTCGCCGACCAGATCGCAACCATCCCGACCGAGACCTTCGAGATGGCGACGCCGGACGGGGCAGGGGCGCTGAACTATGCCCTGCGGATGCCGCGCGGCGTCATCGGCGTGGTCTGTCCCTGGAACCTGCCGCTGCTGCTGATGACCTGGAAGGTCGCCCCGGCGCTGGCCTGCGGCAACACCGTTGTGGTCAAGCCGTCGGAGGAAACGCCCGCCACCGCGACCCTGCTGGGCGAGGTGATGAATGCCGTCGGTATTCCGAAGGGCGTCTACAATGTCGTGCATGGTTTCGGCGGCGGCGATACCGGCGAATTCTTGACCGGCCATCCGGATATCGACGCCGTCACCTTCACCGGCGAAACTGCGACGGGGGAGGCGATCATGGCCGCCGCGTCGAAAGGCGTACGCCCGGTCTCGCTCGAACTGGGCGGCAAGAATCCGGGCATTGTCTTCGACGACGCCGATATGGCGGCGACCCTGGAAGGCCTGGGCCGCGCCTGTTTCGCCAATACCGGCCAGGTCTGCCTGGGCACCGAACGGGTCTATGTCCAGCGCGGCATCTTCGATGAGCTGGCCGCGAAACTGGCGGAGAAGGCGCGGGCCTACCGCTTCGGCGATCCCTTCGACAAGGCGACGACCATGGGCCCGCTGATCAGCGCCGAACACCGCCGGAAAGTCCTGTCCTATTACGACAAGGCGCGTGAGGGCGGTGCGGAGATCCTGGCCGGTGGCGGCGTGCCGGATGTCGACGGCTATCCGGGAGGG of Alphaproteobacteria bacterium contains these proteins:
- a CDS encoding 3-hydroxyacyl-CoA dehydrogenase NAD-binding domain-containing protein gives rise to the protein MTLSGKTILILGGGTIGAGWAACFAAAGARTLVCDPDPAAASRLAAIQDKAHPVLQALGLPSAQDSAPEIIPGLADLNISVDFVVEALPERMALKTAALAALEDVIPADTVIASSSSGLSVSDMQTGMRHPDRLVIGHPCNPPYLMPVVELVGGAATAPWALDRAAAIFQALGKRVLRLNRELPGHLVNRLQAALWREAVHLAAEGVASVGDIEAAITKGLGPRWAVVGPTEIFHLAGGPGGIAKFFDDLGDEVERWWESLGDPRLDSATRAILTEGMAASKPPEDLAAHRDAMVPRVIAAADPDAYPLKSKPQ
- a CDS encoding TRAP transporter substrate-binding protein; the encoded protein is MSILKSWARGALLSTIAFAGVQTAAAEELRVGMITPPSHKWTITANEVAAEVKEKTDGRIDMLIFPSGQLGNEALMLQQLQTGALDVAFLTLGEFANRDPNYGIFLAPYIVQDVAGARALLKGKTATELLDGVSKFGVVGLGYGMAGMRQIVMRGAVDSVADLAGKKVRTIPFKPELDFWTTVGATPTPMPLPALYDAFANGQVDGMQIDFEGTWNTKYYEHAGAIMESNHMMFPMIAVASARRWASLSEEDRQTLDSVVKAHLDELVHSYAQIDADYLDKLKTTDVPVVKIDRAFFGDAVDDWYADWREKAPMLKQLEAEAAGL
- a CDS encoding VOC family protein, which codes for MTVHYRDLRYIRLAVDDLARAEGFAGDVLGLQASGRQDGIAWFRSDSRAYSLCLSDRADSAVALSVADRTMLDAVGARLQAAGVAVTELSDDDCAARWIKAGLTCTAPNGVPVEIVMRPLESGWRYHGPRDAGITGLQAVSLACTDIAANEDFWTGAVGLTVSDWAGDACYLRLGDRHHDIVLYPSERDGIFAVDFAVEGINNVMQNFYHLQARQYPIVQGPGRRPASNAVFVVTRGPGGVLFGYGAEMAEGDAVTGRAPRQFPAAPGSFCAWGSPTEQKEFLG
- a CDS encoding VOC family protein, with translation MIDLKDVVYCRLGTADLAEAERFAVDILGLEVADRFKGEIQFKSDDRDYTLSYFEGDLADQATAFHLASAAELEAAAATLEKLGHKVEHGSADACAIRKVRAFIAFNDPTGNRIELVVRPAHSGRRYHGSRDAGITGFSHVGLCSTDPARDEIFWTTVCNARVSDRIGDAPLMRLNTIHHTIALFPFHQAGIQHINHQVASTDDIQRSWNMLRERGVTITFGPGRHPTSSAQFLYFSGPNGLTFEYSTGVREIHDEPGWRDRQFPFEPVGFCQWGAKPNIAAFKD
- a CDS encoding class II aldolase/adducin family protein, which encodes MTDRQDEAALARQVRIAARALGRHGLVHAYGHCSARLDAETFLVCPPKPMGLTEPGEACTRVPVNGPLPDGVLGEVRLHQHIYRRRPDAGGVVRFMSPNMMTLAALGRVPAARNGFGCYFSPGAGLWDDPQLIRDDEKAVGAIDAMGDSAAVLMRGNGAVTAGDSLIEAVVLAWYLEDACRIELDALRTGLAETAPTIGPEAAKARATKAGQIFERMWAHLTAGDPELA
- a CDS encoding 2-hydroxymuconic semialdehyde dehydrogenase; this translates as MNTFRNFIDGDFVDGSGEAFEDRFPTTGEVIAKVGHAGQDDVDRAVTAAKRALNGPWGQLSLAERIGLLRKLADGINARFDEFLAAEIKDTGKPTGIASHIDIPRGAANFNVFADQIATIPTETFEMATPDGAGALNYALRMPRGVIGVVCPWNLPLLLMTWKVAPALACGNTVVVKPSEETPATATLLGEVMNAVGIPKGVYNVVHGFGGGDTGEFLTGHPDIDAVTFTGETATGEAIMAAASKGVRPVSLELGGKNPGIVFDDADMAATLEGLGRACFANTGQVCLGTERVYVQRGIFDELAAKLAEKARAYRFGDPFDKATTMGPLISAEHRRKVLSYYDKAREGGAEILAGGGVPDVDGYPGGYWVQPTVWTGLAQDHPVVTDEIFGPCTHLTPFDDEEEAIALANASPYGLAATIWTTNLGRAHRVAAKVDAGITWVNCWFLRDLRTPFGGSKRSGIGREGGVHSLEFYTELRNVCIKL